A stretch of Strix aluco isolate bStrAlu1 chromosome 16, bStrAlu1.hap1, whole genome shotgun sequence DNA encodes these proteins:
- the FGF3 gene encoding fibroblast growth factor 3 — protein MVIIWILFLSLLQEPWSPGRATGVPGAAGASPRDPRPRRDAGGRGGVYEHLGGAPRRRKLYCATKYHLQIHPNGKINGTLEKNSVFSILEITAVDVGIVAIKGLFSGRYLAMNKRGRLYASENYNSECEFVERIHELGYNTYASRLYRTVPSRAGTKRKASAERLWYVSINGKGRPRRGFKTRRTQKSSLFLPRVLDNKDHEMVRLFHTNVKYRDSLLKSPSKNQRRRRGR, from the exons ATGGTTATAATTTGGATCTTGTTCCTGAGTTTGTTGCAGGAGCCGTGGTCCCCGGGGCGGGCCACGGGGGTGCCCGGGGCCGCCGGAGCCTCCCCGAGAGACCCCCGGCCGCGCCGGGATgcggggggccgcggcggcgTCTACGAGCACCTCGGGGGAGCGCCCAGGCGCAGGAAACTCTACTGTGCCACCAAGTACCATCTCCAGATCCACCCCAACGGCAAGATCAACGGCACCCTGGAGAAAAACAGCGTCTTCA GTATTCTTGAAATAACTGCTGTTGATGTTGGAATCGTTGCCATCAAGGGCTTGTTCTCTGGCAGATACCTGGCCATGAACAAGAGGGGCAGACTTTATGCATCA GAAAATTATAACTCAGAGTGTGAGTTCGTGGAGAGGATCCATGAATTGGGTTATAACACCTACGCGTCCCGTCTCTACCGGACTGTACCCAGCAGAGCCGGCACCAAGCGCAAAGCCAGTGCGGAGAGACTCTGGTATGTCTCAATCAATGGGAAAGGACGACCCAGAAGGGGCTTTAAAACTCGCAGGACACAGAAATCATCTCTCTTTCTGCCTAGAGTATTGGATAACAAAGACCATGAAATGGTCCGACTGTTCCACACAAACGTGAAATATCGAGATAGTCTCCTGAAGTCCCCAAGCAAGAACCAGCGAAGAAGGAGAGGACGCTGA